From the genome of Pseudomonas yamanorum, one region includes:
- a CDS encoding oxidoreductase encodes MTTQKTLFITGISSGFGKALAAEALAAGHRVIGTVRNETALQAFEALSAERAHGVILDVTDFERIDSVVAEVETRFGPVDVLVNNAGYGHEGIFEESPLEDMRRQFDVNVFGAVAVTKAFVPYFRQRRRGHIINITSMGGTITMPGIAYYCGSKFALEGISDTLSKELKPFNIFVTAVAPGSFRTDWAGRSMQRTPRSIADYDASFDPVRQAREEKSGHQLGDPQKAAQAMLTLIASDHPPAHLLLGSDALGYVREKLLQSLRDIDQWEAVTRSTDG; translated from the coding sequence ATGACTACTCAAAAAACACTGTTCATCACCGGCATCAGCAGCGGCTTTGGCAAAGCGCTGGCAGCAGAGGCATTGGCTGCCGGCCACCGAGTCATCGGGACCGTACGCAATGAGACGGCCCTGCAAGCGTTCGAAGCGTTGTCGGCGGAACGCGCCCACGGGGTGATCCTGGACGTCACGGATTTTGAGCGGATCGACAGCGTCGTTGCCGAGGTGGAAACCCGCTTCGGCCCGGTGGACGTCCTGGTGAACAATGCGGGTTACGGTCATGAGGGGATTTTCGAAGAGTCGCCGCTGGAGGACATGCGTCGTCAGTTCGACGTCAATGTGTTCGGCGCCGTTGCCGTGACCAAGGCCTTCGTGCCGTACTTCCGCCAGCGCCGCCGTGGGCACATCATCAACATCACCTCCATGGGCGGCACGATCACCATGCCGGGCATCGCCTATTACTGCGGGAGCAAATTCGCGCTGGAAGGCATCTCCGACACCCTGAGCAAAGAACTCAAGCCGTTCAACATCTTTGTCACTGCCGTGGCGCCGGGTTCGTTTCGCACCGATTGGGCCGGACGGTCCATGCAGCGTACGCCGCGCAGCATTGCCGACTACGATGCCAGCTTCGATCCGGTGCGCCAGGCGCGGGAAGAGAAAAGCGGCCACCAATTGGGTGACCCACAAAAAGCCGCGCAGGCGATGTTGACGCTGATTGCCAGCGACCACCCACCGGCGCATTTGCTGCTGGGCAGTGATGCGCTGGGTTATGTGCGGGAAAAACTGCTGCAATCCCTGAGGGATATTGATCAGTGGGAGGCTGTGACACGTTCTACGGATGGTTAA
- a CDS encoding AAA family ATPase, translating to MASARQDFERFVHWIYQPDRQVPGGVRRLATLAFANFDELAGTSRQRSQRSTFLVGLMRRELDGTVEAPPADVAEANAGVWPWVRLRHLTLGPFRGFRAPEPFDLTKQIILFYGPNGSGKTSLCEGLEYALLGDVEEAGNKRIAARTYLANVHDRRFDPPVLKATDQQGREVDVAANLDTYRFCFIEKNRIDAFSRIAARPNAQRAELIATLFGMDQFNEFVGHFNETIDGQLVLVAELQTTLTMRRNALKADQATVNGEAASQQLLDEEESSLAKEYAVELTYQTLKGLIGTGESSGRLQELDGILEAVPPSVLGVTRQGLQDAFAEAHQCSQELDAVIDSLRAKSDQVSFKALYNSVLALQQTVGDRCPACDTPLNGDAHVAADPFKKAVDGLQQLEELGALQEQQQTIEVKLGQASRALRQMFSPLNAFITAHQEEESVVGRWALQLPAEPVGRWWTDIYPQPPTGQRGLPSLDEILGVLDRMTAQDEASRTAQRDRQPHIDERRRLNEFQLKVQAQDLKRQQLQADIEAARNRIKAFDETNAGLIAQAEQERLDIARDRPYKTAYDRFLEVLRSYRDQLPGQLMAGLNDAARDLYNAFNRNDRDEDKLSALHLPLTGEEKIEISFRGNPGARVDALHVLSEGHIRCLGLAILMTKAKSIGCPVIVFDDAINAIDHDHRGGIREAIFEGDHFAQIQLIVTCHSNEFIKDIQQHLPAHRRNACQVYLFRHHDGNYQPRVTGNVPSANYIAKARAAREALNDRDALAASRQALEMLSEKVWRWLGSHGQGVLNLMSAGVGAEPALRNLCEALVKKLGDAQTFHHANREPLLAAYGRILGIPVNNLVWTYLNKGTHEEADRDDFDGELVEVVVQTLEELDRLDLRGGR from the coding sequence ATGGCATCGGCAAGACAGGATTTTGAACGCTTCGTGCACTGGATTTACCAGCCAGATAGGCAAGTTCCCGGCGGCGTGCGCCGCCTGGCTACTTTGGCCTTTGCTAACTTTGACGAATTGGCGGGAACCTCACGACAACGAAGCCAGCGCTCAACCTTTCTAGTAGGCCTAATGCGGCGAGAGCTTGATGGTACGGTTGAGGCGCCTCCAGCCGACGTCGCTGAAGCAAACGCAGGCGTCTGGCCATGGGTTAGGTTGCGTCACCTAACGCTCGGTCCATTTAGGGGATTCCGAGCACCTGAGCCTTTCGACCTAACAAAGCAGATCATCCTTTTCTACGGCCCCAATGGCAGTGGGAAAACCAGCCTTTGCGAAGGATTGGAATATGCTCTTCTTGGGGATGTCGAAGAGGCCGGTAACAAACGTATTGCGGCAAGGACGTATCTGGCAAATGTCCACGACAGACGATTCGATCCGCCAGTTCTGAAGGCTACGGATCAACAAGGACGCGAGGTCGACGTTGCTGCAAATCTCGACACCTACCGCTTCTGTTTTATAGAAAAAAACCGAATCGACGCATTTTCAAGAATCGCTGCCCGGCCTAATGCTCAGCGAGCCGAACTGATTGCCACACTCTTTGGTATGGACCAGTTCAATGAATTCGTAGGCCACTTCAACGAGACCATCGACGGACAGCTTGTTCTGGTCGCAGAACTACAAACCACCTTGACGATGCGCCGGAACGCGCTGAAGGCAGACCAAGCAACCGTTAATGGAGAAGCTGCCTCCCAGCAATTGCTGGACGAAGAGGAATCCTCTCTAGCCAAAGAGTACGCAGTTGAACTCACTTATCAAACCCTGAAGGGCTTGATTGGTACAGGAGAATCTTCAGGACGTCTCCAAGAGCTTGATGGCATCCTGGAAGCGGTTCCACCGAGTGTTCTTGGTGTCACACGACAAGGTCTCCAGGATGCTTTCGCAGAGGCACACCAGTGCTCCCAGGAGCTTGATGCGGTTATCGATTCTCTTCGGGCCAAGAGCGACCAAGTGTCCTTCAAGGCACTGTACAACTCTGTTCTCGCCTTGCAGCAGACTGTTGGAGACCGCTGCCCCGCTTGCGACACACCATTGAACGGTGACGCTCATGTTGCCGCAGATCCGTTTAAGAAGGCAGTAGACGGCTTGCAGCAGCTTGAAGAGCTGGGTGCCCTTCAAGAGCAACAGCAGACCATTGAGGTAAAACTTGGCCAAGCATCTCGCGCGTTGCGGCAGATGTTCTCCCCCCTCAACGCGTTCATAACTGCTCACCAAGAAGAGGAATCAGTAGTCGGTCGATGGGCTCTGCAGCTCCCCGCGGAGCCTGTCGGTCGTTGGTGGACAGATATCTATCCCCAGCCCCCCACAGGCCAGCGCGGATTGCCTTCGCTGGATGAGATCCTCGGCGTATTAGACCGCATGACCGCTCAAGACGAGGCGTCAAGGACGGCTCAGCGAGATCGACAACCGCACATCGATGAACGTCGGCGACTTAACGAATTCCAGCTAAAGGTGCAAGCGCAGGATCTCAAGCGGCAACAACTGCAAGCGGATATCGAAGCAGCACGTAACCGCATCAAAGCATTCGACGAAACAAATGCTGGGTTGATCGCACAAGCGGAGCAGGAGAGACTAGATATCGCCCGCGACAGGCCGTACAAGACCGCCTACGACAGATTTCTCGAAGTACTTAGATCTTATAGAGATCAACTCCCTGGTCAGCTAATGGCTGGGCTGAATGACGCTGCCAGAGACCTCTATAACGCATTCAATCGCAATGATCGCGACGAGGACAAGCTATCCGCGCTGCATCTGCCTCTGACTGGCGAAGAAAAGATCGAAATCAGCTTCCGGGGAAATCCTGGGGCCCGCGTCGATGCGCTCCACGTTCTGAGCGAGGGGCATATACGCTGTCTCGGCCTTGCCATTTTGATGACCAAAGCGAAGAGCATCGGCTGCCCAGTTATCGTTTTCGACGATGCCATCAATGCCATCGACCATGACCATCGAGGCGGAATCCGAGAGGCGATCTTTGAGGGCGACCACTTCGCTCAAATCCAACTAATCGTCACCTGTCACAGCAACGAGTTTATTAAAGACATCCAACAACACCTTCCTGCCCATCGCAGAAATGCGTGCCAGGTCTACCTGTTCCGACATCACGATGGCAACTATCAACCGAGAGTTACCGGCAACGTACCGAGCGCGAATTACATTGCCAAGGCCAGGGCAGCAAGGGAAGCGCTCAACGACCGAGATGCGCTCGCTGCTTCTCGCCAAGCCTTGGAGATGCTGAGTGAGAAAGTTTGGCGGTGGCTTGGAAGTCATGGCCAAGGCGTGTTGAATCTCATGTCGGCTGGCGTCGGTGCCGAGCCTGCGTTGAGGAATCTATGCGAAGCGTTGGTCAAGAAATTGGGAGATGCCCAGACCTTCCACCATGCGAACAGAGAGCCACTTCTTGCTGCGTATGGCCGCATTTTGGGTATTCCAGTCAATAATCTTGTCTGGACCTACCTGAACAAAGGCACTCATGAGGAGGCAGACCGCGATGACTTTGACGGGGAACTTGTCGAGGTCGTTGTCCAAACTCTTGAGGAGCTAGACCGCCTAGATCTACGAGGCGGACGCTAG